A region from the Onychostoma macrolepis isolate SWU-2019 chromosome 18, ASM1243209v1, whole genome shotgun sequence genome encodes:
- the slc17a8 gene encoding vesicular glutamate transporter 3 isoform X1, whose amino-acid sequence MPLGGFAGLKEKLNPGKEELKNSVGDSLGNLQKKIDGSNAAEEDNIELTEDGRPVAAPNRSPPLLDCGCFGLPKRYIIAVLSGLGFCISFGIRCNLGVAIVEMVNNNTVYINGTAVMQPAQFNWDPETVGLIHGSFFWGYIVTQIPGGFISNKLAANRVFGAAIFLTSLLNMFIPSAARVHYGCVMFVRILQGLVEGVTYPACHGMWSKWAPPLERSRLATTSFCGSYAGAVIAMPLAGILVQYVGWPSVFYIYGVFGIIWYTFWLLLAYDSPAIHPTISEEERTYIEASIGEGANLMSGTEKFNTPWREFFTSMPVYAIIVANFCRSWTFYLLLISQPAYFEEVFGFPISKVGILSAVPHMVMTIIVPIGGQLADFLRSRKILSTTTVRKIMNCGGFGMEATLLLVVGFSHTRAVAISFLILAVGFSGFAISGFNVNHLDIAPRYASILMGISNGVGTLSGMVCPLIVGALTKHKTRLEWQHVFVIASMVHYTGVIFYAIFASGEKQDWADPESTSDEKCGIIGEDELADETEPNSDSALASKQKTYGTTESSAGRKQGWKKKRGVTMQADEDHGSNHYENGEYQNQYQ is encoded by the exons ATGCCACTGGGGGGGTTTGCGGGTCTAAAGGAGAAGCTCAATCCGGGGAAGGAGGAGTTGAAGAACAGTGTGGGCGACTCTCTGGGGAACCTGCAGAA GAAGATTGATGGCTCTAATGCGGCTGAAGAGGACAACATTGAGCTGACAGAAGATGGTCGGCCAGTGGCGGCCCCTAACCGCAGCCCACCCCTTTTGGATTGTGGCTGCTTTGGCCTCCCCAAACGTTACATCATTGCCGTCCTCAGCGGACTTGGCTTTTGCATCTCATTTGGCATCCGCTGCAACCTCGGTGTAGCCATTGTAGAAATGGTTAACAACAACACCGTCTACATCAACGGGACTGCTGTCATGCAG CCAGCTCAGTTTAATTGGGATCCAGAGACAGTGGGATTGATACACGGCTCTTTTTTCTGGGGCTACATTGTCACTCAAATCCCTGGAGGTTTCATTTCCAATAAGCTAGCAGCTAACAG GGTGTTTGGAGCAGCCATTTTCTTGACGTCACTGCTAAACATGTTTATTCCATCAGCTGCCAGGGTCCACTATGGCTGTGTCATGTTTGTGCGAATCTTACAAGGACTGGTGGAG GGTGTCACATATCCTGCCTGCCATGGGATGTGGAGCAAATGGGCTCCTCCACTGGAAAGAAGTCGTCTGGCTACTACCTCGTTCTGTG GATCTTATGCAGGAGCTGTGATAGCTATGCCACTGGCTGGAATATTAGTGCAATATGTAGGCTGGCCCTCTGTCTTCTATATATATG GTGTATTTGGCATAATATGGTATACTTTCTGGCTTTTGCTGGCTTATGACAGTCCAGCAATCCATCCCACCATCAGTGAGGAAGAAAGGACATACATTGAGGCCTCTATTGGGGAAGGAGCCAATTTAATGAGTGGTACTGAG AAATTTAATACTCCTTGGCGTGAATTCTTCACATCTATGCCTGTCTACGCCATCATTGTGGCAAACTTCTGCCGTAGCTGGACCTTTTACCTCCTGCTCATTAGTCAGCCAGCTTACTTTGAAGAGGTCTTTGGGTTCCCCATCAGCAAG GTGGGCATTCTGTCAGCGGTGCCACACATGGTGATGACGATCATTGTGCCGATAGGAGGCCAGCTGGCTGACTTCCTGAGGAGTCGGAAAATCCTCTCTACTACAACCGTGCGCAAAATTATGAACTGTGGAG GTTTTGGCATGGAGGCCACGTTGCTCCTGGTGGTTGGGTTCTCACACACACGTGCAGTGGCCATCTCATTCCTCATCCTGGCGGTGGGCTTCAGTGGATTTGCGATATCAG GATTCAATGTAAACCATCTGGACATAGCTCCTCGCTATGCCAGTATTCTTATGGGCATCTCTAATGGAGTAGGTACCCTGTCTGGAATGGTGTGCCCCCTCATTGTTGGAGCACTTACCAAACACAAG ACTCGCCTGGAGTGGCAGCATGTCTTTGTGATTGCTTCCATGGTGCATTACACTGGCGTGATCTTCTATGCCATCTTTGCCTCTGGTGAGAAGCAGGACTGGGCCGATCCTGAGAGCACCAGTGACGAGAAATGCGGCATCATCGGGGAAGATGAGCTGGCTGATGAGACTGAGCCCAACAGCGACAGTGCCCTGGCCAGCAAGCAGAAGACCTATGGAACCACAGAAAGCTCTGCAGGTCGCAAGCAAGGCTGGAAGAAGAAGAGAGGGGTGACCATGCAAGCAGATGAAGATCACGGATCAAATCATTATGAAAATGGGGAATATCAGAATCAGTATCAATGA
- the slc17a8 gene encoding vesicular glutamate transporter 3 isoform X2: MPLGGFAGLKEKLNPGKEELKNSVGDSLGNLQKKIDGSNAAEEDNIELTEDGRPVAAPNRSPPLLDCGCFGLPKRYIIAVLSGLGFCISFGIRCNLGVAIVEMVNNNTVYINGTAVMQPAQFNWDPETVGLIHGSFFWGYIVTQIPGGFISNKLAANRVFGAAIFLTSLLNMFIPSAARVHYGCVMFVRILQGLVEGVTYPACHGMWSKWAPPLERSRLATTSFCGSYAGAVIAMPLAGILVQYVGWPSVFYIYGVFGIIWYTFWLLLAYDSPAIHPTISEEERTYIEASIGEGANLMSGTEVGILSAVPHMVMTIIVPIGGQLADFLRSRKILSTTTVRKIMNCGGFGMEATLLLVVGFSHTRAVAISFLILAVGFSGFAISGFNVNHLDIAPRYASILMGISNGVGTLSGMVCPLIVGALTKHKTRLEWQHVFVIASMVHYTGVIFYAIFASGEKQDWADPESTSDEKCGIIGEDELADETEPNSDSALASKQKTYGTTESSAGRKQGWKKKRGVTMQADEDHGSNHYENGEYQNQYQ; encoded by the exons ATGCCACTGGGGGGGTTTGCGGGTCTAAAGGAGAAGCTCAATCCGGGGAAGGAGGAGTTGAAGAACAGTGTGGGCGACTCTCTGGGGAACCTGCAGAA GAAGATTGATGGCTCTAATGCGGCTGAAGAGGACAACATTGAGCTGACAGAAGATGGTCGGCCAGTGGCGGCCCCTAACCGCAGCCCACCCCTTTTGGATTGTGGCTGCTTTGGCCTCCCCAAACGTTACATCATTGCCGTCCTCAGCGGACTTGGCTTTTGCATCTCATTTGGCATCCGCTGCAACCTCGGTGTAGCCATTGTAGAAATGGTTAACAACAACACCGTCTACATCAACGGGACTGCTGTCATGCAG CCAGCTCAGTTTAATTGGGATCCAGAGACAGTGGGATTGATACACGGCTCTTTTTTCTGGGGCTACATTGTCACTCAAATCCCTGGAGGTTTCATTTCCAATAAGCTAGCAGCTAACAG GGTGTTTGGAGCAGCCATTTTCTTGACGTCACTGCTAAACATGTTTATTCCATCAGCTGCCAGGGTCCACTATGGCTGTGTCATGTTTGTGCGAATCTTACAAGGACTGGTGGAG GGTGTCACATATCCTGCCTGCCATGGGATGTGGAGCAAATGGGCTCCTCCACTGGAAAGAAGTCGTCTGGCTACTACCTCGTTCTGTG GATCTTATGCAGGAGCTGTGATAGCTATGCCACTGGCTGGAATATTAGTGCAATATGTAGGCTGGCCCTCTGTCTTCTATATATATG GTGTATTTGGCATAATATGGTATACTTTCTGGCTTTTGCTGGCTTATGACAGTCCAGCAATCCATCCCACCATCAGTGAGGAAGAAAGGACATACATTGAGGCCTCTATTGGGGAAGGAGCCAATTTAATGAGTGGTACTGAG GTGGGCATTCTGTCAGCGGTGCCACACATGGTGATGACGATCATTGTGCCGATAGGAGGCCAGCTGGCTGACTTCCTGAGGAGTCGGAAAATCCTCTCTACTACAACCGTGCGCAAAATTATGAACTGTGGAG GTTTTGGCATGGAGGCCACGTTGCTCCTGGTGGTTGGGTTCTCACACACACGTGCAGTGGCCATCTCATTCCTCATCCTGGCGGTGGGCTTCAGTGGATTTGCGATATCAG GATTCAATGTAAACCATCTGGACATAGCTCCTCGCTATGCCAGTATTCTTATGGGCATCTCTAATGGAGTAGGTACCCTGTCTGGAATGGTGTGCCCCCTCATTGTTGGAGCACTTACCAAACACAAG ACTCGCCTGGAGTGGCAGCATGTCTTTGTGATTGCTTCCATGGTGCATTACACTGGCGTGATCTTCTATGCCATCTTTGCCTCTGGTGAGAAGCAGGACTGGGCCGATCCTGAGAGCACCAGTGACGAGAAATGCGGCATCATCGGGGAAGATGAGCTGGCTGATGAGACTGAGCCCAACAGCGACAGTGCCCTGGCCAGCAAGCAGAAGACCTATGGAACCACAGAAAGCTCTGCAGGTCGCAAGCAAGGCTGGAAGAAGAAGAGAGGGGTGACCATGCAAGCAGATGAAGATCACGGATCAAATCATTATGAAAATGGGGAATATCAGAATCAGTATCAATGA